In a single window of the Rhodamnia argentea isolate NSW1041297 chromosome 2, ASM2092103v1, whole genome shotgun sequence genome:
- the LOC115755059 gene encoding pentatricopeptide repeat-containing protein At2g26790, mitochondrial-like gives MWVAPAIVKCTKKKLVSSSTSFPKPKFLSAYAAACLLDSSDPPDVPWFDSPASVASEVNRLKHDPDRAFSFFRHLDSCGFPLDPLAYASFISILSPFASRSRLDFVFSRFIASFHAARCSAIPSLLDSLFLLGGPPLLLRSSDFLVKAYVRAGLFDDAIDSLFAFKRGRLLPGVFTCNFLLNSLIKSGNAAAAITLYKMLKLLDFVPNDYTYTILIKALCRTGDLDGATGVFQDMVEAGVTPNSFAYTIYLEGLCTLRSSHSAYEALINWRDVGISMSNYAYTAVLRGFCAEKKLEEAEQVLIDMEEHGIAPDVYCYAALIRGHCRSFNLQRALEIHDHMLSKGIKSNCFFMTIILQCVCDMGMFDEAVHQFNEIKQSGIFLDNVTYNIAVDALCKLGRMEAAVELIEEMEGKGMVLDIRHWTSLIGGYCLQGDFDNVLKVLEQMKERGIQPDIVTYNVLAHGYSRAGLVCEAHELLSYMDTCGEKPNVVTYNMIIGGLCMSGKVEEAEAFFSGLQEKSIENKAAMFKGYCQANHSGKAFTLFMELSEAEKKSIKKNSCFELLADLFVEGDHVRAHELLNKMLDLDMEPTRVMYKILMATLCKAGDMRNAQRLFVRSMQKGSTPDVATYTLMMDGYFHANCLPKVRDLFHEMKNRGVELDVIAYTVLFDGYSKVTKKLTVDSEADNVIKRLWLEMEDKKKAPDLKCYTVLIDRHCKLGNIEEAEDLLRRMIESGIQPDVVTYTSLISGCISSGNMERANYLYKEMLFRGIEPDMRTKRTISVLESAELES, from the coding sequence ATGTGGGTCGCCCCTGCAATTGTAAAGTGCACCAAGAAGAAGCTCGTCTCTTCCTCCACCTCCTTCCCTAAACCCAAATTCCTCTCTGCCTACGCCGCCGCGTGTCTCCTCGACTCCTCCGACCCTCCCGACGTTCCCTGGTTCGACTCTCCCGCTTCCGTCGCCTCCGAGGTGAACCGGCTTAAGCACGACCCCGACCgcgccttctccttctttcgtCACTTGGATTCCTGTGGCTTCCCTCTCGACCCCCTTGCTTATGCCTCCTTCATCTCCATCCTCTCCCCCTTCGCCTCCCGCTCCCGCCTCGATTTCGTCTTCTCCCGCTTCATCGCCTCCTTCCATGCCGCACGGTGCTCTGCTATTCCCTCCTTGCTTGATTCTCTTTTCCTGCTGGGCGGGCCCCCTCTCCTCCTTCGGTCCAGCGATTTTCTCGTTAAGGCCTATGTCCGGGCTGGCCTCTTTGATGATGCTATCGATTCCTTGTTTGCCTTCAAGAGGGGCAGACTCCTTCCCGGCGTCTTCACCTGTAATTTCCTTCTCAACAGCTTAATCAAGAGCGGCAATGCCGCTGCCGCCATTACTTTGTACAAGATGTTGAAGCTGCTCGATTTTGTTCCCAACGACTACACGTATACGATCTTGATCAAGGCCCTCTGCCGGACTGGTGACTTGGATGGAGCAACTGGTGTGTTCCAGGACATGGTTGAAGCTGGCGTCACCCCTAATAGCTTTGCTTATACTATTTACCTCGAGGGGCTCTGCACCCTCCGCAGCTCCCATTCGGCTTATGAGGCTCTGATCAATTGGCGGGATGTTGGAATCTCTATGAGTAACTACGCGTATACTGCAGTTCTCCGCGGTTTTTGCGCTGAAAAAAAGTTGGAAGAGGCGGAGCAAGTCCTGATCGATATGGAAGAGCATGGCATTGCCCCTGATGTCTACTGCTATGCTGCCTTGATTCGTGGCCACTGCAGGAGTTTCAATTTGCAGCGAGCCTTGGAAATCCACGATCATATGCTGTCAAAAGGTATCAAGTCCAACTGCTTTTTCATGACCATCATTCTCCAGTGCGTTTGTGATATGGGCATGTTTGATGAGGCAGTGCATCAGTTTAATGAAATCAAACAGTCGGGCATTTTTCTGGACAATGTTACATATAATATTGCTGTCGATGCACTGTGCAAGCTGGGCAGAATGGAAGCGGCCGTAGAGTTAATTGAAGAGATGGAGGGCAAGGGGATGGTTCTTGATATCAGGCACTGGACAAGTTTAATCGGTGGCTATTGTCTTCAGGGCGACTTTGACAATGTCTTGAAAGTGCTTGAGCAGATGAAGGAGAGAGGGATTCAGCCTGATATTGTCACTTACAATGTACTTGCCCACGGATATTCTCGGGCAGGACTTGTATGTGAGGCTCATGAGCTTCTAAGTTATATGGACACTTGCGGTGAGAAACCCAATGTGGTCACATACAACATGATAATTGGGGGCTTATGTATGTCAGGTAAAGTGGAGGAAGCTGAAGCGTTTTTCTCTGGCCTGCAAGAGAAGAGCATAGAAAATAAAGCTGCCATGTTCAAGGGGTATTGCCAAGCCAACCATTCGGGAAAGGCATTTACACTTTTCATGGAGTTATCAGAAGCcgaaaaaaaatcgataaagAAAAATTCCTGTTTCGAATTGCTAGCTGACCTTTTTGTTGAAGGTGATCATGTTAGGGCTCATGAATTACTCAACAAAATGTTGGATCTGGACATGGAACCGACTAGAGTGATGTACAAGATTTTAATGGCTACTCTTTGCAAAGCTGGCGATATGAGAAATGCGCAGCGGTTGTTTGTTAGATCGATGCAGAAGGGATCAACACCTGATGTTGCCACTTACACGTTAATGATGGATGGATACTTTCATGCAAATTGCTTGCCGAAAGTGCGTGATCTTTTCCATGAAATGAAGAATAGAGGGGTCGAGCTTGATGTAATCGCTTATACAGTGTTATTTGATGGTTAttcaaaagtaacaaaaaaattaaccgTTGATTCCGAAGCAGATAATGTCATCAAAAGGCTTTGGCTAGAGATGGAAGACAAGAAAAAAGCACCTGATTTAAAGTGTTACACAGTTCTGATTGACAGGCATTGTAAGCTTGGCAACATTGAGGAAGCTGAGGATTTACTGAGGAGAATGATTGAAAGTGGGATTCAGCCAGATGTGGTAACTTACACATCTCTTATATCTGGCTGCATTAGTAGTGGAAACATGGAAAGGGCTAATTATCTTTATAAAGAAATGTTGTTCAGGGGAATAGAACCTGATATGCGCACCAAGCGGACCATCTCTGTTTTAGAGTCTGCTGAACTTGAATCGTGA
- the LOC115755062 gene encoding sodium/calcium exchanger NCL-like, protein MATGNHASLLLLLLLSFGSAHSRSILGPQPPDPVSDGASPAGGRPGDGPPYLLLPRSSSSAAADDDSSCDQTYGFMPCTTSWLGNLFLILVYGYLMFTAATYLSNGSELLLEILGPGIVGGLFLPILGALPDAMLILVSGLSGSSETAQSQVSVGMGLLAGSTVMLLTVIWGSCVIVGKCDIHDSVALDKQDTKGFSLKGSGVSTDLWTSYAARIMVFSVIPFIIVQLPQILNSTSGRHLAVLISLIVSLILLMAYCIYQVVQPWIQKRRLAYVEHKHVVLGFLRHLRTRALGRLLTDDGELNKDVVEKLFRTLDENGDGYLSAAELKALIVGIQLEEIDLNEDDAVDKVMKDFDSSNDFLLELPEFVDGISRWLNKARSSGAASGIKNFGSMKFLDDLHHQSRQEHAKLKAGDQTDEVSEPVENTKLITLKAVLLLVLGTIVAGAFADPLVDAVDNFSDASGIPTFFISFIALPLATNSSEAVSAIIFASRKKQRTASLTFSELYGAVTMNNLLCLSVFLAIVYIRGLTWDFSSEVLVILIVCFVMGTFASFRTTFPLWTFSLAFLLYPFSLALVYVLDYICGWS, encoded by the exons ATGGCCACCGGCAACCAtgcctctctcctcctcctcctcctcctgtcgTTCGGCTCCGCGCACTCTCGCTCCATCCTGGGGCCTCAGCCGCCGGACCCCGTCTCCGACGGAGCCTCCCCCGCCGGCGGCCGACCAGGCGACGGCCCCCCCTACCTACTCCTCCCGcggtcctcctcctccgccgccgccgacgacGACTCGTCGTGCGACCAGACGTACGGGTTCATGCCCTGCACCACCTCGTGGCTCGGCAACCTGTTCCTGATCCTCGTGTACGGGTACCTCATGTTCACCGCGGCCACGTACCTGTCCAACGGCAGCGAGCTGCTGCTGGAGATCCTGGGGCCCGGCATCGTCGGTGGGCTCTTCCTCCCCATTCTCGGCGCACTGCCCGACGCCATGCTCATTCTCG TGTCTGGACTTTCTGGAAGCTCGGAGACTGCTCAAAGTCAAGTTTCTGTTGGAATGGGCTTATTAGCTGGATCAACTGTCATGCTTCTTACAGTTATATGGGGATCTTGCGTTATTGTCGGGAAGTGTGATATTCATGACTCAGTTGCATTGGACAAACAAGACACAAAAGGATTTAGCTTGAAAG GTTCTGGTGTCAGTACAGATTTGTGGACGAGTTATGCCGCAAGGATTATGGTCTTTTCGGTGATACCCTTCATTATTGTTCAATTGCCTCAAATTCTCAACTCGACTTCGGGGAGGCACTTGGCTGTCTTAATTTCGCTGATTGTCTCTCTGATACTATTGATGGCATATTGTATTTATCAG GTTGTCCAGCCTTGGATCCAGAAGCGGCGACTTGCTTATGTGGAGCACAAGCATGTTGTTTTAGGTTTCTTAAGGCACCTACGGACGCGTGCCCTGGGGAGGCTACTTACAGATGATGGTGAACTGAATAAGGATGTCGTCGAGAA GCTTTTCAGGACCTTGGATGAAAATGGTGATGGATATCTAAGTGCTGCAGAGCTTAAAGCACTGATAGTAGGAATTCAATTGgaagaaatagatttgaatgAGGACGATGCTGTAGATAAAGTCATGAAAGACTTTGACTCCTCAAATGATTTCCTTCTGGAATTGCCTGAGTTTGTGGATGGTATCTCTAGATGGCTTAACAAGGCTAGAAGTTCAGGCGCTGCTTCTGGAATAAAAAACTTTGGTTCAATGAAGTTTCTAGATGACTTGCATCAT CAAAGTAGACAAGAGCATGCTAAATTGAAAGCTGGGGATCAAACTGATGAGGTCTCTGAACCTGTTGAGAATACTAAATTGATAACCTTAAAAGCAGTGTTATTATTGGTACTTGGGACAATCGTTGCGGGGGCATTTGCTGACCCTCTTGTAGATGCAGTTGACAATTTCTCAGACGCCTCTGGTATTCCAACTTTCTTCATCTCTTTTATTGCTCTTCCCTTGGCTACGAACTCCAGTGAAGCCGTTTCAGCAATTATATTTGCAAgtaggaaaaagcaaagaacgGCCTCGCTTACTTTTTCTGAG CTATATGGGGCAGTAACCATGAACAATCTCCTTTGCCTATCAGTTTTCTTGGCCATTGTTTACATCAGAGGATTGACATGGGATTTCTCTTCTGAAGTGCTAGTTATCCTCATCGTTTGCTTCGTGATGGGAACCTTCGCCAGCTTCCGCACCACCTTTCCCTTGTGGACATTCTCACTGGCCTTTCTTCTTTATCCTTTCTCCTTGGCACTGGTTTATGTCTTGGATTATATTTGCGGCTGGTCATAG
- the LOC115755064 gene encoding uncharacterized protein LOC115755064 isoform X2, protein MAQENQAQKCSNSSSGGNITIGSNNSIRSSKKQKQKKAPQRGLGVAQLEKIRIEEQQKRDAAAIFPSPATISQGGSCYLPAPLANYHIQGDFALTNSIFRPVPPHPVQNFEVPSAGAFPLVNQGRGCGLETDRQSGAMIVPEHFPYMWNFPEYSGEIKTSLMDPGSQLCSRPSLPIDPGWPSLGPVRKGQYDCPPLLVNASPMTSSAPSLNYQMEPPSNQSHLSNYFPALPLEEKMIGVKRSYPFSLENSPAPYYPFKLPVLGHPNGTPDEPYSRGIGNFSFRESPSCPPLLLESNLSKSIKSSGTLGGEFLTLGPPATSTPLNSKQPPALLTLNDQNVPDSESQANKGSQEGLGFHQASNWRHRENPCYNFLAPAMVPNNQANTCMNNCNSNPGASIDLNLRL, encoded by the exons ATGGCACAAGAAAACCAAGCCCAAAAGTGTAGTAACAGTAGTAGTGGGGGTAATATCACCATTGGGAGCAACAACAGCATTAGGTCCTccaagaagcagaagcagaagaaagCCCCACAGAGAGGCCTTGGTGTGGCACAGTTGGAGAAAATCAGGATTGAGGAGCAGCAGAAGAGAGATGCCGCTGCGATTTTCCCATCCCCAGCGACTATTTCTCAGGGCGGTTCGTGTTACTTGCCAGCTCCTCTAGCGAATTATCACATCCAAGGCGATTTTGCCCTGACGAACTCTATATTCAGACCAGTTCCCCCGCACCCAGTTCAGAATTTCGAGGTCCCGAGTGCAGGCGCCTTCCCACTGGTGAACCAGGGAAGAGGTTGTGGCCTCGAGACTGATAGGCAGTCCGGTGCAATGATAGTGCCTGAGCACTTCCCTTATATGTGGAATTTCCCCGAGTATAGTGGTGAAATTAAGACCTCTTTGATGGATCCCGGATCGCAATTGTGCTCAAGACCGAGTTTACCTATTGATCCCGGTTGGCCTTCCCTTGGACCAGTGCGAAAAGGGCAATATGATTGTCCGCCTTTGCTG GTGAATGCATCACCAATGACTTCTTCAGCACCTTCACTTAATTATCAGATGGAGCCCCCTTCAAACCAAAGTCATCTTAGCAATTATTTCCCAGCTTTGCCTCTGGAAGAGAAG ATGATCGGCGTGAAAAGATCGTATCCCTTCTCTCTAGAAAATTCACCAGCCCCCTACTATCCGTTCAAACTCCCTGTACTTGGCCATCCAAATGGCACGCCCGACGAACCATACTCACGTGGTATTGGCAATTTCAG TTTCAGAGAAAGTCCTTCATGCCCTCCCCTGCTATTGGAGTCAAATTTGTCGAAAAGCATAAAGAGCAGTGGAACTTTGGGTGGGGAGTTCCTCACTCTTGGCCCTCCAGCAACATCAACTCCTCTAAACTCAAAGCAGCCTCCGGCTTTGCTAACATTGAATGATCAGAATGTTCCTGATTCTGAATCACAAGCCAATAAA GGATCTCAAGAGGGTTTAGGTTTCCACCAGGCATCAAACTGGAGACATCGGGAAAACCCTTGCTACAACTTTCTCGCTCCAGCAATGGTACCGAACAACCAAGCAAATACGTGCATGAACAATTGCAACAGCAATCCTGGGGCAAGTATTGATCTCAATTTGCGATTGTAG
- the LOC115755064 gene encoding uncharacterized protein LOC115755064 isoform X1 — protein MAQENQAQKCSNSSSGGNITIGSNNSIRSSKKQKQKKAPQRGLGVAQLEKIRIEEQQKRDAAAIFPSPATISQGGSCYLPAPLANYHIQGDFALTNSIFRPVPPHPVQNFEVPSAGAFPLVNQGRGCGLETDRQSGAMIVPEHFPYMWNFPEYSGEIKTSLMDPGSQLCSRPSLPIDPGWPSLGPVRKGQYDCPPLLVNASPMTSSAPSLNYQMEPPSNQSHLSNYFPALPLEEKMIGVKRSYPFSLENSPAPYYPFKLPVLGHPNGTPDEPYSRGIGNFSSFRESPSCPPLLLESNLSKSIKSSGTLGGEFLTLGPPATSTPLNSKQPPALLTLNDQNVPDSESQANKGSQEGLGFHQASNWRHRENPCYNFLAPAMVPNNQANTCMNNCNSNPGASIDLNLRL, from the exons ATGGCACAAGAAAACCAAGCCCAAAAGTGTAGTAACAGTAGTAGTGGGGGTAATATCACCATTGGGAGCAACAACAGCATTAGGTCCTccaagaagcagaagcagaagaaagCCCCACAGAGAGGCCTTGGTGTGGCACAGTTGGAGAAAATCAGGATTGAGGAGCAGCAGAAGAGAGATGCCGCTGCGATTTTCCCATCCCCAGCGACTATTTCTCAGGGCGGTTCGTGTTACTTGCCAGCTCCTCTAGCGAATTATCACATCCAAGGCGATTTTGCCCTGACGAACTCTATATTCAGACCAGTTCCCCCGCACCCAGTTCAGAATTTCGAGGTCCCGAGTGCAGGCGCCTTCCCACTGGTGAACCAGGGAAGAGGTTGTGGCCTCGAGACTGATAGGCAGTCCGGTGCAATGATAGTGCCTGAGCACTTCCCTTATATGTGGAATTTCCCCGAGTATAGTGGTGAAATTAAGACCTCTTTGATGGATCCCGGATCGCAATTGTGCTCAAGACCGAGTTTACCTATTGATCCCGGTTGGCCTTCCCTTGGACCAGTGCGAAAAGGGCAATATGATTGTCCGCCTTTGCTG GTGAATGCATCACCAATGACTTCTTCAGCACCTTCACTTAATTATCAGATGGAGCCCCCTTCAAACCAAAGTCATCTTAGCAATTATTTCCCAGCTTTGCCTCTGGAAGAGAAG ATGATCGGCGTGAAAAGATCGTATCCCTTCTCTCTAGAAAATTCACCAGCCCCCTACTATCCGTTCAAACTCCCTGTACTTGGCCATCCAAATGGCACGCCCGACGAACCATACTCACGTGGTATTGGCAATTTCAG caGTTTCAGAGAAAGTCCTTCATGCCCTCCCCTGCTATTGGAGTCAAATTTGTCGAAAAGCATAAAGAGCAGTGGAACTTTGGGTGGGGAGTTCCTCACTCTTGGCCCTCCAGCAACATCAACTCCTCTAAACTCAAAGCAGCCTCCGGCTTTGCTAACATTGAATGATCAGAATGTTCCTGATTCTGAATCACAAGCCAATAAA GGATCTCAAGAGGGTTTAGGTTTCCACCAGGCATCAAACTGGAGACATCGGGAAAACCCTTGCTACAACTTTCTCGCTCCAGCAATGGTACCGAACAACCAAGCAAATACGTGCATGAACAATTGCAACAGCAATCCTGGGGCAAGTATTGATCTCAATTTGCGATTGTAG
- the LOC115755066 gene encoding protein IQ-DOMAIN 10-like isoform X1, whose amino-acid sequence MGPEDCFRTIVSLKKAKEGTSRQAKVELCAAKSNGSKQDSQRKSGIPGKRIEDTAATRIQAAFRAFLARRTLYRLRCAVRFQSLTHGLPAIQQVSTALGYLHSWSRIQTQIRARRINMVAEAHMRQKRLENQLKFEAKLQKLELEWCGGPGTKEDILAKIQQREAAAAKRERALAYALSHQWRANSSYYLSPPSYCLDKECSGWSWLEHWIVTQPWEIRPQLNSTETTAKQLGKSAKPHNTQRSKQLQLHYRNLATKRQLPFSCNSRLAM is encoded by the exons ATGGGTCCTGAAGACTGCTTTAGGACAATAGTCAGCCTCAAGAAAGCAAAGGAAGGAACTTCCAGACAAGCAAAG GTGGAACTTTGCGCTGCAAAGTCAAATGGTTCCAAGCAGGATTCACAAAGAAAGTCGGGTATTCCTGGAAAGCGAATTGAAGATACCGCGGCAACTAGGATTCAAGCTGCATTTCGTGCATTTCTG GCAAGAAGGACACTGTATCGGCTGAGATGTGCAGTGAGGTTCCAAAGCTTGACTCATGGTCTACCAGCAATACAGCAAGTGTCGACCGCACTTGGCTATTTGCATTCGTGGAGCAGGATCCAAACCCAGATCAGAGCTCGACGGATTAACATGGTCGCCGAGGCACACATGAGGCAAAAGAGactggaaaatcaattgaagttTGAAGCCAAGCTCCAGAAGCTAGAG CTCGAATGGTGTGGAGGCCCTGGAACGAAGGAGGACATCCTTGCAAAGATACAGCAAAGAGAAGCAGCGGCGGCCAAGCGCGAGAGAGCCCTGGCATACGCCTTGTCTCATCAG TGGAGGGCTAACTCCAGCTACTATCTCAGTCCACCTTCTTACTGTCTAGACAAAGAATGTTCGGGTTGGAGCTGGTTGGAACATTGGATTGTGACCCAGCCCTGGGAAATCCGACCTCAGTTGAATTCAACCGAGACAACGGCGAAGCAACTCGGCAAATCAGCGAAGCCACATAATACCCAAAGGTCAAAACAGCTTCAACTGCACTATCGAAACCTGGCAACTAAGAGGCAATTACCATTCTCATGCAATTCCAGATTGGCAATGTGA
- the LOC115755066 gene encoding protein IQ-DOMAIN 10-like isoform X2: protein MGPGGCFRTIVSLKKAKDGTSGQAKVELCAAKSNGSKQDSQRKSGIPGKRIEDTAATRIQAAFRAFLARRTLYRLRCAVRFQSLTHGLPAIQQVSTALGYLHSWSRIQTQIRARRINMVAEAHMRQKRLENQLKFEAKLQKLELEWCGGPGTKEDILAKIQQREAAAAKRERALAYALSHQWRANSSYYLSPPSYCLDKECSGWSWLEHWIVTQPWEIRPQLNSTETTAKQLGKSAKPHNTQRSKQLQLHYRNLATKRQLPFSCNSRLAM from the exons ATGGGTCCTGGAGGCTGCTTCAGGACAATAGTCAGCCTCAAGAAAGCAAAGGATGGAACTTCCGGACAAGCAAAG GTGGAACTTTGCGCTGCAAAGTCAAATGGTTCCAAGCAGGATTCACAAAGAAAGTCGGGTATTCCTGGAAAGCGAATTGAAGATACCGCGGCAACTAGGATTCAAGCTGCATTTCGTGCATTTCTG GCAAGAAGGACACTGTATCGGCTGAGATGTGCAGTGAGGTTCCAAAGCTTGACTCATGGTCTACCAGCAATACAGCAAGTGTCGACCGCACTTGGCTATTTGCATTCGTGGAGCAGGATCCAAACCCAGATCAGAGCTCGACGGATTAACATGGTCGCCGAGGCACACATGAGGCAAAAGAGactggaaaatcaattgaagttTGAAGCCAAGCTCCAGAAGCTAGAG CTCGAATGGTGTGGAGGCCCTGGAACGAAGGAGGACATCCTTGCAAAGATACAGCAAAGAGAAGCAGCGGCGGCCAAGCGCGAGAGAGCCCTGGCATACGCCTTGTCTCATCAG TGGAGGGCTAACTCCAGCTACTATCTCAGTCCACCTTCTTACTGTCTAGACAAAGAATGTTCGGGTTGGAGCTGGTTGGAACATTGGATTGTGACCCAGCCCTGGGAAATCCGACCTCAGTTGAATTCAACCGAGACAACGGCGAAGCAACTCGGCAAATCAGCGAAGCCACATAATACCCAAAGGTCAAAACAGCTTCAACTGCACTATCGAAACCTGGCAACTAAGAGGCAATTACCATTCTCATGCAATTCCAGATTGGCAATGTGA
- the LOC115755063 gene encoding transcription factor TCP4-like, translating into MTAHTFGRESTKSSFQISQSSLQINKDLVFKHSQSLSLSLTRRKLEEEEDKHKGLSLDPQRNQHYHHFYHHLQHNPLQNSRHVGQEAEEEEQEAEEEEQNRQSAKQQHHFQLDAHQLYLLSTQAQPDHPQSFCYGRLEEETTQSSQPQVQPPKKRSYIPSSASLALADQTAEYARKMGDNHHPQQAAATSSRLGMRRGGGGGGGEIVEVQGGHIVRSTGRKDRHSKVCTAKGPRDRRVRLSAHTAIQFYDVQDRLGYDRPSKAVDWLIKKAKAAIDELAELPAWKPTATTAATHHPQATDERESPVDMHQAAVDAAADDIRNLQQQQQQINSHHQSNPNTTSFLPPSLDSDSIADTIKSFFPMGVGPPPSSVQFQSYHSHPPDLLSRTSSQSQDLRLSLQSFQDRVLLRQQSHDHHVVFSGTPQLGFDSSPAASLWPSEHTHHNTNPASDIGRFQRTAPWSAGGSNGGGGGGFMFAPPQPEAATAAVQPLFGQGQFFAQRGPLQSSNMPVIRAWMDPTLSSSDHHHHQIQHSIHPISPAVGFASGGFSGYHIPARIQGQHGEHDGILDKPSSASSDSHH; encoded by the coding sequence ATGACTGCACACACTTTTGGGAGAGAGAGCACCAAAAGCAGCTTCCAGATTTCACAGAGCTCGTTGCAGATCAATAAAGACTTAGTTTTTAAGcactctcaatctctctctctctctctcactcgtcgaaagctggaagaagaagaggacaaGCACAAGGGCCTGAGTCTGGATCCTCAAAGGAATCAACACTATCATCACTTTTATCATCATCTTCAACACAATCCTCTTCAGAACTCGAGGCATGTAGGGCAagaagcagaggaagaagaacaagaagcagaggaagaagaacagaATCGACAATCAGCAAAGCAACAACACCACTTCCAGCTAGACGCTCACCAACTGTATCTTCTCAGCACACAAGCCCAGCCAGACCACCCACAGAGCTTCTGCTATGGAAGGTTAGAGGAAGAGACCACTCAATCTTCACAGCCACAAGTGCAACCACCCAAAAAGAGGTCTTATATTCCCTCCTCAGCCTCACTAGCTCTCGCTGACCAGACCGCCGAATATGCAAGAAAAATGGGAGACAACCACCACCCCCAACAGGCGGCGGCTACCTCTTCAAGATTGGGAATGAggagaggcggcggcggcggtggaggagaGATCGTGGAGGTCCAAGGAGGCCACATTGTTCGGTCCACCGGGAGGAAGGACCGGCACAGCAAGGTATGCACCGCCAAGGGGCCGAGGGACCGCCGCGTGCGGCTGTCGGCCCACACCGCCATCCAGTTCTATGACGTCCAGGACCGTCTCGGTTACGATCGCCCGAGCAAGGCGGTCGACTGGCTCATCAAGAAGGCCAAAGCCGCCATTGACGAGCTCGCGGAGCTCCCTGCCTGGAAGCCTACCGCCACCACTGCAGCGACCCATCATCCACAGGCAACGGATGAGCGGGAGAGCCCGGTGGATATGCACCAGGCAGCTGTGGACGCGGCGGCTGACGATATCCGAAatctgcagcagcagcagcaacaaatCAACAGCCACCACCAGAGCAACCCCAACACCACCAGCTTTCTACCTCCATCTCTGGACTCGGACTCCATCGCCGacacaatcaagtccttcttcCCGATGGGCGTCGGCCCACCACCGTCGTCCGTGCAGTTCCAGAGCTACCACTCCCATCCACCGGATTTGTTGTCAAGAACCAGTAGCCAGAGCCAAGATCTTCGCCTCTCCCTGCAATCATTCCAAGACCGTGTTTTGCTGCGACAGCAGTCACATGACCATCACGTGGTCTTCTCCGGAACTCCGCAGCTAGGGTTTGATTCGTCGCCCGCCGCTTCTCTGTGGCCTTCTGAGCACACCCACCACAACACCAACCCAGCTTCAGACATCGGAAGGTTCCAGAGGACTGCGCCGTGGAGCGCCGGCGGAAGCAACGGTGGCGGAGGCGGTGGGTTCATGTTTGCCCCGCCGCAGCCTGAGGCGGCCACAGCGGCGGTGCAGCCGTTGTTTGGCCAAGGCCAGTTTTTCGCACAGAGGGGACCCCTTCAGTCCAGTAACATGCCCGTGATTCGTGCTTGGATGGACCCGACACTATCATCGTccgatcatcatcatcaccaaatCCAGCATTCCATCCACCCAATTTCACCCGCCGTGGGATTCGCGTCCGGCGGGTTCTCCGGGTATCACATTCCGGCACGGATTCAAGGGCAACACGGAGAGCACGACGGCATTCTTGACAAGCCGTCCTCTGCTTCCTCCGATTCCCACCATTGA